The Trichomycterus rosablanca isolate fTriRos1 chromosome 15, fTriRos1.hap1, whole genome shotgun sequence genome contains a region encoding:
- the gng13a gene encoding guanine nucleotide-binding protein G(I)/G(S)/G(O) subunit gamma-13a: MEELDENQLRNEVESRKQQLEFPREKTSVTIPDLIKWIEEKMPEDPIMNADLLKTNPWVESGKCVVL, from the exons ATGGAGGAGCTGGACGAGAATCAGCTGAGAAATGAGGTGGAGAGTCGCAAACAGCAGCTGGAGTTTCCGAGAGAGAAAACCTCAGTGACCATTCCCGA CCTGATCAAATGGATCGAAGAGAAAATGCCCGAGGATCCGATTATGAACGCCGACTTGCTGAAGACCAACCCGTGGGTGGAGTCTGGAAAATGTGTGGTGCTCTAG
- the ubn1 gene encoding ubinuclein-1 — translation MATTRRIQLTTLANEDVVPPASESHAVQHLPNSSVLITPSESTKPDNVSSIRLDLVLFESDDLHCPEFYYSELIFKKMKDNLNTVCISQDKEKDELLVLAKKFEEKYGGDPNQRKDRLQDLVDIGFGYDESDSFIDNSEAYDELVPACLTTKLGGFYINFGTLQFRQALDEDQENETDDFEETIKPKKRKLKDGVEAKMNKKKKRREEKQNEKENVKNSVLTGKQPAEKKKKKANKELSIDGMLKKFHKEKIQQLEMFNLRGKEAPEIASCGPANQVKVAEESVPADPLLTLISSASAGDLLQAANTVDQDFDLDGLLSDDHNNGHPVMEKNQEASVVCQPVKSSCSLLDGLPSTLELSIQELAQGLKETEEGNKMEIFAPEINHVLLNMSFKSKELSDEVRSRTFSYLASQLSCKKATLVKRAKKLQLLQLDDQLRDLLQKLKDLVTSAMPEQIDHFNNSCQAFSKARAARLEAEREQKPIDGSDEEEEDKGGKRVFGPRKRFRWTAEIRELLSEAVKLKMSSYELEAPCSQTLEDHLKSFLEADVKTLWPKGWMQSRILLIESRKVHCHITGVMARKKSMTVPKAKKAQETNMKVQSVRTIKEPPGGSSLPELLQEDGEVEESTSVETISSEANSVVNTGTSLPEVPVASTTRHSLAGGKHEKLVLSVSPAKGECATGPGMAAMEASCGDPDLPTPSLSLQASSFYSNVPQTRVSVSSTPLHALPFPGEVYTGDPSEQTQTCKNSVLTSEAPGVLLCGFTQDEGEVHAELH, via the exons ATGGCTACAACGCGGAGGATTCAACTAACTACTCTGGCAAACGAAGATGTAGTTCCTCCTGCCTCGGAGAGCCATGCGGTACAACATCTGCCCAACAGCTCGGTGTTAATCACACCATCGGAATCAACCAAACCAGACAATGTCTCCTCGATTAGATTGGATCTGGTTCTGTTCGAGTCTGATGATCTGCACTGTCCTGAGTTTTACTATTCTGAGCTCATCTTCAAGAAAATGAAAGACAACCTGAACACGGTTTGCATCAGTCAG GACAAAGAGAAAGATGAGCTGTTGGTGCTGGCAAAAAAGTTTGAAGAAAAATAT GGTGGTGATCCTAACCAGCGGAAAGACAGACTGCAAGATTTGGTGGACATAGGCTTTGGATATGATGAATCAGACTCCTTTATCGACAACTCCGAGGCT TATGACGAGCTGGTTCCTGCCTGTCTTACAACCAAACTTGGAGGATTTTACATCAACTTTGGGACTCTTCAGTTCCGACAAGCTTTGGATGAAGATCAAGAAAACGAGACTGATGACTTTGAGGAAACTATCAAACCAAAG AAACGAAAACTCAAAGACGGAGTGGAGGCGAAGatgaacaagaagaagaaaaggaGAGAAGAGAAGCAGAATGAGAAAGAGAATGTGAAGAACAG TGTACTGACTGGTAAGCAACCAGctgagaagaaaaagaaaaaggccAACAAGGAGTTGAGCATTGATGGCATGCTGAAAAAATTCCACAAGGAGAAGATACAGCAGCTTGAGATGTTTAACCTGAGAGGAAAGGAGGCACCTGAAATAGCCAGCTGTGGACCGGCCAACCAGGTCAAGGTTGCAGAAGAGTCTGTTCCAGCCGATCCACTCCTGACACTTATTAGTTCAGCCAGTGCAGGTGACCTTCTCCAAGCAGCGAATACTGTAGATCAGGATTTCGACCTGGACGGGCTGCTGAGTGATGATCACAACAATGGTCATCCTGTCATGGAAAAGAACCAAGAAGCTTCAGTTGTATGCCAGCCTGTAAAGTCTTCATGCTCACTTCTTGATGGCTTACCTTCAACGCTGGAGCTATCCATCCAAGAACTTGCTCAG GGACTTAAAGAAACTGAAGAAGGGAACAAAATGGAGATCTTTGCTCCAGAAATAAACCATGTTTTGCTAAA TATGTCGTTTAAGTCCAAGGAGCTGTCCGATGAGGTGCGTTCCAGAACCTTCTCGTACCTGGCCTCACAGCTTTCCTGCAAGAAAGCTACTCTGGTTAAGAGGGCGAAGAAACTACAGCTTCTTCAGCTA GATGATCAGTTAAGAGATCTGCTTCAGAAACTGAAGGATCTGGTTACCAGTGCCATGCCTGAGCAGATTGACCATTTCAACAACAGTTGCCAGGCGTTCTCTAAAGCCAGGGCCGCACG GCTAGAGGCTGAGAGAGAACAAAAACCCATTGATGGATCTGATGAAGAAGAGGAAGATAAAGGTGGGAAACGTGTGTTTGGACCTCGCAAGAGATTTAGATGGACTGCAGAGATCAG GGAGTTGTTGTCCGAGGCGGTGAAGTTGAAGATGAGCAGCTATGAGCTCGAAGCTCCTTGTAGCCAGACACTGGAGGATCACCTCAAGTCTTTTCTGGAGGCTGATGTGAAAACACTCTGGCCTAAAGGATGGATGCAGTCCAG GATCCTGCTGATTGAAAGTCGTAAAGTACATTGCCACATCACGGGTGTAAT GGCACGGAAGAAATCGATGACTGTTCCTAAAGCTAAAAAG GCCCAAGAAACCAACATGAAGGTTCAGTCAGTCCGAACAATCAAGGAACCACCAGGAGGCAGTTCACTACCCGAGCTTCTGCAGGAGGATGGCGAGGTGGAGGAATCCACTTCTGTAGAGACGATCTCTTCTGAAGCAAATTCAGTGGTCAACACAGGTACTTCACTGCCCGAGGTGCCTGTGGCTTCAACTACTAGGCATTCGCTGGCTGGTGGCAAACATGAAAAGCTGGTACTCAGTGTTTCACCTGCTAAAGGAGAATGTGCAACAGGGCCAGGCATG GCAGCCATGGAAGCTTCTTGTGGAGATCCGGACCTCCCGACTCCATCACTTTCACTGCAAGCCTCCTCATTTTATTCGAATGTACCACAGACCCGGGTTTCGGTCAGCTCCACACCTCTGCATGCTTTACCTTTCCCTGGAGAAGTTTATACCGGCGACCCTTCTGAACAAACACAGACCTGCAAAAACTCAGTACTTACCAGCGAAGCACCTGGAGTTTTACTGTGTGGTTTTACACAGG ATGAAGGTGAAGTCCATGCAGAACTGCATTAA